The Lycium barbarum isolate Lr01 chromosome 9, ASM1917538v2, whole genome shotgun sequence genome has a segment encoding these proteins:
- the LOC132609687 gene encoding probable LRR receptor-like serine/threonine-protein kinase RKF3 has product MFPVLHLFIFLQLSLTCHGTPHHRTLLQQPSTNSSSCPLDFNSLRGIIDQIPKRPTTNSTTQCQYIRQGLRLVQAEYLKLTNSFFPPLISANSCWKSYESLVDNYVPNFNILNTCGFQTFWISQGCMNITTRFEFESKVSPAALSNIVSACNQSLENNSPCATCTTSLSSLASYLPGPSVGNVFDCASYPSIYAAAFANHFGPTDRGTAKCLFFFDITGVSSGKGKKNVVIVVVVVVCVLVIGLALFGYWFLWRKRKIRLANQWNTTRRLESNLSSRMDSISGSTTLVRFTIDEIKLATKNFTRTNIIGTGGYGNVYKGVLPGGVEVALKRFKNCSVSGDANFTHEVEVIASVRHVNLVALRGYCTATTRFEGHQRIIVCDLMKNGSLYDHLFGTGREKLSWGIRQKVAIGTARGLAYLHYGAQPCIIHRDIKASNILLDESFEPKVADFGLAKFNPEGMTHLSTRVAGTIGYVAPEYALYGQLTERSDVYSFGVVLLELLSGKKAIIEFNDGQPTLVTDWAWSLVREGRPLDVLEDNIPHLGPPEVVEKYVLVAVLCSHPQLYARPTMDQVVNMLDAEIPVPTIPERPISLIADLDDIERSVSSSTGGSGNLSTATGYQPYIFEREAPLADSDSVKARTLDHR; this is encoded by the coding sequence ATGTTTCCTGTTCTTCATCTCTTCATCTTTCTCCAATTATCCTTAACTTGTCATGGAACACCTCATCATCGTACTCTGCTCCAACAACCTAGTACAAACTCTTCATCATGTCCTCTTGACTTCAACTCACTTCGTGGAATCatagatcaaataccaaaaagaCCAACTACAAACTCAACAACACAGTGTCAATACATTCGTCAAGGCTTACGTTTAGTCCAAGCCGAATATCTTAAACTTACAAACTCTTTCTTTCCACCTCTCATTTCTGCTAATTCTTGTTGGAAGTCTTACGAATCTTTAGTCGACAACTATGTCCCTAACTTCAATATCCTTAACACTTGTGGTTTTCAAACTTTTTGGATATCTCAAGGTTGTATGAATATTACAACTCGTTTTGAATTTGAATCTAAAGTCTCACCTGCTGCACTTTCAAATATTGTTTCTGCTTGTAATCAGTCTTTGGAGAATAATTCTCCTTGTGCCACGTGTACTACTAGTTTATCTAGTCTTGCTTCATATCTACCTGGTCCTTCTGTTGGGAATGTTTTTGATTGTGCTTCTTATCCTTCGATATATGCAGCAGCTTTTGCTAACCATTTTGGACCTACTGATAGGGGTACTGCAAAATGCTTGTTTTTTTTTGATATTACTGGTGTTAGTTCAGGGAAAGGTAAAAAGAatgtggttattgttgttgttgtggtagtttgtgtgttggttattggaCTTGCTCTGTTTGGTTATTGGTTTTTGTGGAGGAAAAGGAAAATTAGATTGGCTAACCAGTGGAATACTACTAGGAGATTGGAGAGTAATTTGAGTTCTCGTATGGATTCGATTAGTGGAAGTACTACTTTGGTGAGGTTTACTATTGATGAAATTAAGTTGGCCACTAAGAATTTCACGAGGACGAATATAATTGGGACAGGAGGGTATGGGAATGTGTATAAGGGTGTTTTGCCTGGTGGGGTTGAAGTAGCTTTGAAGAGGTTCAAGAATTGTTCGGTTTCTGGTGATGCAAATTTCACACATGAAGTGGAGGTTATTGCCAGTGTTAGGCATGTAAATTTGGTAGCTTTGAGAGGATACTGCACTGCTACGACGCGTTTCGAGGGTCACCAGAGGATCATTGTTTGTGATTTAATGAAGAATGGGAGTCTTTATGATCATTTATTTGGGACGGGGCGTGAAAAATTGAGTTGGGGTATTAGGCAAAAGGTTGCGATTGGCACTGCTAGGGGTTTGGCTTACCTGCATTACGGAGCACAACCTTGTATCATTCACAGGGATATTAAGGCTAGTAATATACTTCTAGATGAGAGTTTTGAGCCTAAGGTGGCGGATTTTGGATTGGCAAAGTTCAATCCTGAAGGGATGACACATTTGAGCACTCGTGTGGCAGGGACGATCGGATATGTAGCCCCCGAGTATGCTTTATATGGCCAGTTGACAGAAAGAAGTGACGTTTATAGCTTTGGAGTTGTGCTTCTTGAGCTTTTGAGTGGAAAGAAAGCAATAATAGAGTTTAATGATGGGCAGCCGACGCTTGTGACTGATTGGGCCTGGTCATTGGTCAGGGAAGGCAGACCGTTAGATGTTCTTGAAGACAACATTCCGCATTTAGGCCCTCCAGAAGTTGTGGAGAAGTACGTATTGGTAGCTGTTCTTTGTTCCCATCCACAATTGTACGCGAGGCCAACAATGGACCAAGTTGTGAACATGTTGGACGCCGAGATACCTGTTCCAACCATACCGGAGAGACCAATTTCTCTCATTGCTGATCTTGATGACATTGAAAGGTCTGTTAGCAGTAGTACTGGTGGTTCAGGTAATCTGTCCACTGCTACAGGCTATCAGCCATACATATTTGAGCGTGAGGCACCCTTAGCAGATAGTGATTCCGTCAAAGCCAGAACATTGGATCACAGATAG